The Anolis carolinensis isolate JA03-04 chromosome 2, rAnoCar3.1.pri, whole genome shotgun sequence genome has a window encoding:
- the LOC100554762 gene encoding RNA-binding protein 3 isoform X1: MSSEEGKLFVGGLNFDTDEQGLEQHFSSFGPISEVVVIKDKETQRSRGFGFITFANPEHASDAMRAMNGESVDGRQIRVDHAGKSSRGSRGGYFGGRGRGRGYSRGGGDRSYGGRYDNRSGGYGGSRDYGRSQGGYNDRYSSGGSYRDNYDN; the protein is encoded by the exons ATGTCTTCTGAAGAAGGAAAGCTGTTCGTTGGGGGGCTGAACTTTGATACTGATGAACAAGGCCTGGAGCAGCATTTCAGCTCCTTTGGTCCCATTTCAGAAG TTGTTGTGATCAAGGACAAAGAGACCCAGAGATCAAGGGGCTTTGGCTTCATCACCTTTGCCAATCCTGAGCATGCATCTGATGCCATGAGAGCCATGAATGGAGAG TCTGTAGATGGACGCCAGATCAGAGTTGACCATGCTGGAAAATCATCTCGTGGATCCAGAGGTGGATACTTCGGAGGCAGGGGGCGAGGCCGTGGATATTCCCGAG GTGGGGGAGACAGAAGCTACGGTGGACGCTATGACAACCGAAGTGGAGGTTATGGTGGTTCCCGAGACTATGGCAG AAGTCAGGGAGGCTATAATGACCGCTACTCTTCAGGAGGCTCTTACAGAGACAACTATGACAACTGA
- the LOC100554762 gene encoding RNA-binding protein 3 isoform X2, with protein MSSEEGKLFVGGLNFDTDEQGLEQHFSSFGPISEVVVIKDKETQRSRGFGFITFANPEHASDAMRAMNGESVDGRQIRVDHAGKSSRGSRGGYFGGRGRGRGYSRGGGDRSYGGRYDNRSGGYGGSRDYGSQGGYNDRYSSGGSYRDNYDN; from the exons ATGTCTTCTGAAGAAGGAAAGCTGTTCGTTGGGGGGCTGAACTTTGATACTGATGAACAAGGCCTGGAGCAGCATTTCAGCTCCTTTGGTCCCATTTCAGAAG TTGTTGTGATCAAGGACAAAGAGACCCAGAGATCAAGGGGCTTTGGCTTCATCACCTTTGCCAATCCTGAGCATGCATCTGATGCCATGAGAGCCATGAATGGAGAG TCTGTAGATGGACGCCAGATCAGAGTTGACCATGCTGGAAAATCATCTCGTGGATCCAGAGGTGGATACTTCGGAGGCAGGGGGCGAGGCCGTGGATATTCCCGAG GTGGGGGAGACAGAAGCTACGGTGGACGCTATGACAACCGAAGTGGAGGTTATGGTGGTTCCCGAGACTATGGCAG TCAGGGAGGCTATAATGACCGCTACTCTTCAGGAGGCTCTTACAGAGACAACTATGACAACTGA
- the LOC100554570 gene encoding cold-inducible RNA-binding protein produces MASDEGKLFIGGLSFDTNEQNLEQLFSPYGDIAEVVVVKDRETQRSRGFGFITYCRPEDAKDAMRAMNGESVDGRQIRVDQAGKSSRGSSGGRGRGRGFSRGGGGYGGGRYDNRSGGYGGSRDYYGSRNQGGYGDRYSGSSYRDNYDN; encoded by the exons ATGGCATCAGATGAAGGAAAGCTCTTCATTGGAGGACTCAGTTTTGATACTAATGAGCAGAACCTGGAGCAGTTGTTCTCCCCCTATGGAGACATTGCAGAAG TTGTGGTGGTAAAAGACAGAGAGACTCAGCGGTCCAGGGGGTTTGGCTTTATTACCTATTGCCGCCCAGAGGATGCTAAGGATGCCATGAGAGCCATGAATGGAGAG TCTGTGGATGGCCGTCAGATCAGAGTTGACCAGGCTGGCAAATCTTCCCGTGGCTCTTCAGGAGGCAGGGGCCGTGGCCGTGGATTCTCTAGAG GAGGTGGAGGATATGGAGGTGGCCGTTATGACAACAGAAGCGGTGGCTATGGAGGATCCAGAGACTACTATGGCAGCAG GAATCAAGGAGGCTATGGAGATCGTTACTCTGGGAGCTCCTACAGAGATAACTACGATAACTAG